TCCCAGTTTCCACTGCAAATCAACCAACtaaggaaataagaaaaaaaactatgatGAGGTTGTTTCtggaaatattaatataatacaatattacaACAGAAATATCAATGACTGTAATCCCTTTCAATACTGAAACAAGTTCATTCTTGACAATTactttagacatactgtatttccccTTGCAAGGTTATTttgatgcatacagtacaagatCTTAGTTTTAgtgcataattttaaaaatagaattgcTCTCATTATTCCTctcatacagtaatattttattgcgctctggtttcctcccagacTCTAgccatactggtagattaatttgGTTTGTGGGGAAATTGGCCTTgctgagagtgtgagagtgtgtatgtCTGCACTGCGATGGGCTggcctcccatccagggtgtactctgctgtgcacctgttgcttgccgggacaggctccagctctcctgagaccctgaattggatggaaTATTTTATCACCCCAGTcaaggggaagccagagcccatcccagAACCAAAGGGCggaaggtgggatacaccctgggtgggatgctagtccatggcagggcagacacacaggcaaGCACTCACATCAGGAACAGTTATGCCAaaagacaattaacctaccacagtttctttgggctgtgggttTCTGAGGGAGGGAACCAGGGCAcgaggaggaaacccacgcgaaGACAGGGAGAGCACACAAGCACCAAACATGCagaaccccaggaactgaacccaggtccccagcactgcgaggcagcaatgataaccactgcaCCCCCGTGCCGCCTATCCCCATTGTGGCATTATGCAGGGCTTTCAGTGCGGAGGCCTTAGCAACCACAGCTGCCTTGGCTGATTAAGGGTGAGCTGCAGCTGTGGGGCCCTTTAAGACACACCGAGCACCCCCCCGGAAAGGTGAGCAGACCCCCGCAAGGGGACGACCTCCCAGCGACAGCTGTGACCGAGCGCAAGGCCgcatttttccttcattttcttttttctctttttgcccGTCCCGCCGTGCAGTAAATCGGGTCAGCCCAGTCTGGATACTGCTGTGCCAAGCGGTCCTTTTTCCCAGGCTGGACCCCACCAGATAGAGTCAATCCAGCCTGGATGCAGCAGTGCACAGTGGTGCCTTTTACTTTTGCTTCCCCCCTGTGTGTTATTTCCTCACGGGCGTCTTACCAGTGTTCGCCGCGGCTCCTCCCACTCCCGCATTATTACACCATATTTGTCCTTATTTTGGGAGTTCAGGAGCAAAAGGCATTTACCTGTCCAATGTTTATCATGGCTTTTGCATTTTGATTGGCCAAGACAAATTTTCCCTGTTCATTCCACAGCTTGTGAATAAGCTGAAGAGCTTGTTTGGACCATCTGCTGCTTCTTTCACTCAACTTCACGATGAGCTCTTCAGaagacaaattgttttttcCTGCTGTTCTGGAGTAGAAGaaccaaaagcaaaaaaaaaagctttaaatttCAACGTCACTTTTTATTGTTCATTTTCAGCAATATATGTGAATGTGAGTGCTGGAGGAGAAGTCCTCTAGTTTAATTCCATCTTGAAATAATATAATGCCAGTGTGTAAATGAAGAAAAGAATGGTATTAACagtaaaaaaagcacaaatagTGTATTATCAAGCTTTGCATGCCCATGCTGAATCTGAACATAATTTGACATTTCTTTGCCCACCCTCTGCTGCAATGTTGTCTCATTGCTGTTGCTTTTGCTCACCCACCTCCAAGCAATCTGTTACGAGCACTCAGTGAAATCAGTCTCATGTAACAGCAGTACGATAAACTGGGTCTAACTGAACAGAAACATACAGGGCTAGATTTCCATGCTACAGTCATTGTAGTTTTGATGGAATTTTACCTGTTTTGATAAAATTGCTACGCAGGTTTCCTTTCTATTAACTGAGGTAagaatttataaaaacaaataaaataatcacaatGTTTCTTCCCAAAAAGTCAAATTAACTttagttaataataattccttgtaTTTCTTTAGCACCTCATATACCAAAAGATCTCAAAGTCCATTCTATATGGAGCTACATGAAAAGTTGTGTTGTTAAAAAGTTACACAAATAAAACAGTGAGGATCTGCCTCTGCAGTAACAAGCAATGCAAATCAAGGCAGAAATTAATCTGCACCTGTCTGGGTGATGTGTGGTGGACATTATTAACCAGCAGCCCCATAAATCGGGGGGATAAGTAGAACATTTCTCAACCATTTCAATTATGGAGGAAACTAGATTATGCAATTTAGCCAGGATATGAGTGTCAACACCCCTACTAGCACAAAGAGTGtcatgtgatttttaatgaacagcTAATTCGGGACCACCATCTAACAGCTCTTCTTAAGATTGGCACCTCTTACAGCAGTGTCACCTGTCACTATACAGGCAGTCCTTAATATGtatcagacatacagtaggaaccAGAAAGTCACAACGTATAGCAAAAATATAAGAAGGAGAGCTTCTCCCCATAAGAAGTGCTTAAACATTTTCCATGTGCTTTAAATTGAGAATATTTTCCCATAAGAATTAATGGGATAAAGTGAGGTGAGGGACCATAAATTAAATAGAGGGTGTTTTACTTGTAGCTAAACAAAGGAAGAATGTTCCACTGTAAGTCCAGGTTCCATTCCTAAATAATACAACTGTGCAATTAATAGCAGAATAATTATTAATCAGCTTACATATCCATTTCAGATACAGGTATGTACATTTAATTTACCTATAatccataaaaaaacaatagagATACAGTCACCAGTCCCTTTTGATCTGTGGTGTTGACGAAACCATCAAAGTCATTCGCTGTTTCAGTTtacattttttccccacacacTGTTCATGCATTATGAACAGGGTTAGTGATAACCTAACGAACGTTAGCTATATCACACCCTGACCCACTGGTTGGATCAGTGATGTACAGCACTGCATGGTAGTAAGACTTAACCTAAATGTTGGAGCACAATGACTCATAATCTAAGTCAAGTGTAACAGCATTGTCCTGTGAAATGTTGCTTtggaaataaagtatattttgatcATAAAAACAGCACTGTGTACAAGAAGAAGAATTTGTAATGTTTGATTTTGCtcttcacaatttttttttttaattttggaacaaaATAATCCATGAACCGCCTACATTGTTGGCTTTTGGAACcttgaaaaacaacatttaagtgTGGGCTTTTTTATGTTGTGTTCAATTTATCAATGCCATCATTACAAAATGATGTATAGCTGGGCAACTTGTAACAGGAACTGCCTGCACTGGGACACTGATTTGAAAATTCTGTCCAGAGGGAAGAGAGCCACCTACTGGGCCAGCATCACAATTCACTACAGCAACCTAGTTTTCCTTGTCTCCAACCCCTGACCAGCCctcttgtttagcttctgaTATCTGAAAGACTGGGTGTCAGGGGGCCTTGTACAACGTCACAGCCTTTTCTACTGTGCCCAACAATGATTTGATAATGTATAAATTAGATTAACCACAACAACTGTAATATGCCCATAAGTAATgtaaataatctgtttttttatacaaTCATTACCAGAATGTACTTGGCAAATTGTGAGTAGTACATGCCATACAAGTGATAAAAGATCTGCTGAGgtttatcatactgtacattagattaaaaaatatacaagaataccTGAAAATGAATAAGACCATATGAATTATTTTCTGGAGAGCCTCCAAGTCTAATTTCACTCCAGCTTTCTGAAGcctctgttttaaaatatgaaaatgaaaaacagaagttACCATTATGGACACTGAATTCTTACTGGCAATGAGGTCACTATGAAAAGGTGTGAAGCAGAACAAAGTGCAGACTCACTTCACAAAGGTCACCTGTGTCCACAGCTGGGCTCTGCCCTTGCAGGTGTGTAACAGCCTTCTGACACTGAAAAGATTACACAGGTTACCCGGATTGCAAATTCCATCATTCACCACGCAGTTCAACATTAAAGTCAATCAACAGCTTTATGGAccttttgctgtgcttttgtggCAACATCTGCATAGTGGTGGACACTGTAAAGCAGCAAAAAACAAACTATTTCCACAAAACACAAGCTGCAAATCAAGCTctcaaaatataatataaacagTACATTAACTCAGGCTGCAATAAACATATGTACATCCAGCAAACAAATAATAGTTCAGCTAATGTGAGTTAGTTAATTTAATACTATATAACTGACCTCCAAAATGAAGGTACTATGTtaagatttatttaaattaaaaaaggcttctaatatttctgaattcatcctaacaaatacatttaacaaaCGTCCATGATTATTCAATGACATTTACAAATTCATTAACAGTTTACTAACAAGTTCTATTACTCACATTAAACACCCATTAAATGTGTCATCAAACTTCTAACATTCTCATTTTTTAGTTAAACATCCAATCTGTATCAACACCTTACATTACATCATTGTGGTGTAcaaatttaacatgaaaaatTCAATACAATCAATATTGACCCAAAAATTGATGTCGTTTAATTTTCATTCTTTTGGTTAGGCTTTCCGCATATAAACTGAAACTTTATTTTGAATGAATTCATCCATTTTAAGTTGGATAGATCTTCCATCTGCTGTAGTGAATTGGTAGTTCAACTGCATTCATTCAAGTTGCTCCTTATCCTTTCTCATATCTGCGCACATTAAGTGGATTTTTTTGTGACATCAGTAAATACCACCATCACTGCTCTACACAAGAATTTCAACTTTctctaagaaagaaaataaatttgattGAATTGAAAATGCTGCCTTGGGGatgaataaactatttttaactGAACTGGAAATGTGAACATCATATTAGTTTCCGAAAAACACTGCAATAGAACCTGAGATTCTAAATGGatcaattaaataaacacacaaaaCTGAGATGTGTAATACACTCCTGAGGTTTGCTCATGTAAAAGAAGGGGCTTCAGACTTTGGTAAAAAATTTATAATAAGTGCTTCTAGTAACTGATTGTTATCATGAATTTGGTCACACCCCAAACAGCTAATTCaacttgaatttattttttattaaagtgaTGAGAATAAGGAATAATTCTagtcaaattactttttaacACATTTCCAATCACATTGGTGTGGAATACAGTTTGTTCAAATTTACATAGATTAATTAGAAATGTAGAAAGTTGCAAAATTCCATGTCTGCTGACAGGAGAAACTATTTTCTGTCTtatagtttttgtttgttttttttaccatttgcgatcaaaattaagaaagaaatgcaggttACCAACAGCTAGGAACCTAAAAGGTAtacaatgtatatacagtagctacggattaaaaaaattcaatacattttctttgcagcACTTTTCAAGATATATTTACTTTGCTATTGTAGTCTTGGCTAGTacaaatataatgtaatgtttttaagtaataaaacctttaaattgtaaagtatacatattttaaaacctaACTCACTGAATGATTCCTGTGCAAACtgtggttcacatttcacaatttgaaaaatgaaagtaatatttacatattattaaaattgaaaatagaCTTGTGGTTCCAAAACACTTTTATAAATAACTACAGCTGGTTAATTACTATTTTTGTGTCATTCCTTCTTTCTGACTAGAACAATCCTGATTATAGCCCATCTGTAACCCTAACTTATAAAACCAACGACTGGTACTGGTACTGGTACTGGCCAGAACTGATATTTTTACTTGAAAATTACCATATTTCCATTATGTTAAAATGACACAGTGGTGCCAATTAATCTAAGTGTAGAAAACTGGTAGGAGGCTACAGGCTCCTTTGACCATAGTCTACGTCAATCACTATCCATAAGAATTTTCACTATATTAATCAGCGATGTCTATTATCTTATGACTTTTgttgtaaatggaaaaaaaagtattgtacaTAATCTGATAATTAATTTGATGGACACTATCAACAATATGTGAAAATGTCACATTTGTAATCAGATTATCCTAGTCTTATTCATTTGTAAATCTGAAAGACAACAATGTTACAAGTGCAATGGAGAGAGAGATTCAGATTATTTGGGAAGGAGTGCTTACTATTTCTGCAAACAAGTCTGGAGGTAGCTTTCCAATTCTTTCAACAGTCTcctcaaaatctgaaaaaaatccaATACTTTAAATTTCAGTTCCAAAAATGTACATCTTCACCTAAATTAACCTTGTCAATCATCGTAAATTAAGGATTCAATCTCTGTCTAATACACACTGATTAATTATCACAAGATTGACTAAGATTATCGACCCACAGAGAAAAAGTATAGTCTGTCCTCGTTACAACCTCCCAGTGACACTGACATTTCCGTTTTGTTGTCTCAGACAGCTGATCATGCTTATGAGAGAAAGGCTATGTCTTTAAGTCAACCTTATGAAAATAAGGCTATGCAAATGCTGCTTAACAACAGAGCTTGGCTCGCTCGATAAAAAATAACGTTAGATAATCAACATTTAAGAGTAGGCGAAACCACAAAAAAAGAAGTGCGTATCTAGAAGATAAACTTCATGTGACATGCAAGTATCTAAAATATTAACTGTCGGTAACAAATATGCACCCCAGTTTAATTGTAATATTACACAGACCCCCTGTCTTTCCTTTTGTGGATTACTGTcattaaatgtataaaacatcAAAGTACAAAGTGGTTATGCTATAGGGATAGTTTATACTGACCACAAGCCAGGCCCACTTCAAACATCTCTGATCTGATCTTCAGCTACAGTTTCCGGGTGAGGATGACGTCTGTCACCTCGAGCGCGATTGGCTGGCGAGCACCCCACTGCGCGAGCTGGAGCACCACCTTGTGCAGCTCGCGCTGCGGGGGCAGTATTGTCCTGTTGTCACCGCGCGCGGATTTTGAACGCATGCATAATGCCCGAGTACCGCAGCTACTGTGACtaattttttaagtaaaatatactatggtaatgttaaaatgtaaaaaaaacaaaaaacaaatctaattcaCAGCGACAGCGGAAACATTTGCAATGTCATAGATGTGAAATTTTCTCTGTTGTACTGATGTATTATCACACGTTGTGCACATAGTATTTTCATAAACACTGTTATGAGCCGAACATAATACATGGGATTGTACAATGCGAAATGCGTCCACTTCCTTTatgcatttcaataaaaagttttgaataaaataagtTATTGATGATTTCATGGCGCTGATCTGGCTAAATCCCACTTCTGGCTTTCAAAGTAATCtcgaaaaaaataataataattgcttacactcaaagcgctttacaggtaatgaggactcccctccaccaccaccaatgtgcatccacctggatgatgtgacagcagccatagtgcgccagaacgctccccacacaccagatatcgggggaggagagcagagtaatgtagccaattcatagaggggggttattaggaggccatgattggtaagggccaattggaaatttggacaggacaccagggttacacccctactctttttgagaagcaccctgggatttttaatgaccacagagagtcaggacctcagttttacatctcatccaaaggactgcacctgtttacagtatagtgtccccgtcactatactggggcattaggacccacatggaccgcagggtgagcgccccctgctggccccactaacacctcttccagcagcaaccttagtttttcccaggaggtttcccatccaggtactgaccaggctcacacctgcttagcttcagtgggtgccagttgtgaattgcagggcgatatggctgctagccTAATCTCCCAGAAATCATTTCCGTGCCTGTGGAGCTTCTGGTTCACAATTGCTTTCGAGCAcaatttattattaaagtatatataaaaacaactaCATATAATCTATACTGAAGTACTATACTatactaatgccccagtatagtgatggggacactatactgtgaacaggcgccgtccttcaggtgagacgtaaaaccgaggtcctgactctctgtggtcattaaaaatcccagggcgtttctcgaaaagagtaggggtgtaaccccggcatcctggccaaagttcccattggcccttaccaatcatggcctccgtataatccctatctatgaattggctacattactctgctctcctccgcactgatagctgatgtggggtgagcgttctggtgcactatggctgccgtcgcatcatccaggtggggctgcacactggtggtggaggggagtccccattacctgtaaagcgctttgagtggactgtccagaaaagcgctatatacgtgtaagcaattattattattattattattattagtagtagtagtagtagtagtagtagtagtagtagtatcaCCGCCCACAAAAGCTGTCAGGTTTACAAGTGTCTCTATCAATAAGGTTGTATGAGTCAGCAAATGTTACATTCGAAACAGAACTAGAAATACAATGTAGAAATTGAACGGATTGCGGGGAAAGCACGGATCGCTCACGACTccgaggggagagagagacggtcCCAGTGCTCCAGCTGTAGAAAGACGCCCCCTAGCGCCGGCGCCGCGCATCCGCGCTTCAATCGGGCTGACTCACTGCCTCCGGCGGTCTCACCCCTACCCTCTGACACGGCACCGTCCACCTGCGTCTCAGGGGTGTTTCACTGAGCTTCCAGAGCAAGCGCTGCAAGATACAACCATGAAGACAACACCGCCTGTACACATGTGCTTTAATATCTAGGTTTATACTGAAAGTGCTCCATGTTGTCTGGTGGAATTGTTTGGAGTCCAGTTTTAGCTCATACCGCTCCCAGCCTGCACCCCTCTGTGGGCGGCGAAAGTACAAGGCGGAAGCTCGTCTCATCTGTCAGGCTGAAGTGGCGAAGCGCTTAGGAACTTTAAAcgtctagttttaaaaaatccacaGGACAGAATCCGACCAGTCCGTTGCAAACATGGAGTGCCAGCGCTGGCTGCCTCTGGAAGCAAACCCCGATGTACGTATCTGCTATCCTGCGCTTTTAAAATCCACATGCTCATTCATTCTAGCGTGCCCGGTGTGATTGCGTTATTTTATCATCTGCGCTCAACTTGAACAATGGCAAACCGCTTCTTCTCTTTTTCGTTGTTTTACAGGTCATGAATCAAGTGAGTCAGTAGATTGTGAAAATCAGCGCTGAGCCCCACAGCTGGATTGAAATAGTTAAATGTTATAAAGGGAGTATGATGAAACAGGAGACAGTACGATTTATTAAATGAGATGCATTTTTGCATAACGTTCTGAAGTGCTCTTTGGACTAGGAATACGcatcatttcaaagacattcgtatttttctcttttttttattggaaagcAGTTTTGAaacaattccaatcctgcctcAGAGTCTGGCAGCTCTAATACACTTGTGCTTAAAAGCATGGTTACTGGTGATTCTAAACGTTACATTGCTAATTTTGCACAGTTGTCATCGTCTAAAATTGCTCATTCATGATGGAACCCCAaactgtaaacatacagtagctaaaaTCCACTTTCACTTATTCAGGCTAGGAAATGTTACTTACGTTTTCAATAGTATATTTCCTGGTTTTGTATGTGAACTGTTTGTTatgattatgatgatgattCAACAGaactttatttacagtaaactGGGAGAAAAAGAATCAGTAAATGTAAAACACTGATATAGTAAATAGCCATACTGACCAGAAAGAGCACatctaaatttatttaaaataataataaaaaacttttatatGTCAAGGACCTTCCCAGATGTTATTTCCTTCTGTTTTACAAGAACTTAAATAATTGTTCTTGTTATGCTTTTATATATTTACTatgcaaaaaaacaaggaaTTTGGTACCCAAGCAATAATTGTCTGTTTTATGCCTGCAATAACCAGAGGCTTGTTTTTCTGCATTAGTTTCTGAAGCAGCTGGGTTTGCTGCCGACTTGGCAGTTTGGAGATGTGTACGGTCTGGACCCTGAGCTCCTGAGTATGGTACCAAGGCCTGTGTGTGCGGTCTTACTTCTCTTCCCAGTGACAGAAAAGGTAACCTATCATTTCATTTAGATTTGATCTAAATTACAAGTACGTTGTCCACACCAAAACAGGTAGCCGAACACTAAACCGGGACCAAAAGAGAGACCACTgttcaaacataaaaaaaaacagttggatTATGAGGCAGAAACAGGCtttattctttcacatttcTTGGGAGCAGCatgaaagtgaagcctttttttGATTAGAAGAGGCCGTATCCCAGGAGTCACAGCTTGCTTCACACTGTTACGTTTTGAATATCCATCTTTTTTTCCATAGTTAAGTTCCTCCCTAGCAACAGTCTCAGGGCTTAGCTGAAGTTTCAACCTTTTAAAGTGATATTAAGGAATACTCTAATTTTGTATGCAAGTAGCAAAATAATTAAG
This portion of the Lepisosteus oculatus isolate fLepOcu1 chromosome 15, fLepOcu1.hap2, whole genome shotgun sequence genome encodes:
- the commd6 gene encoding COMM domain-containing protein 6, translated to MFEVGLACDFEETVERIGKLPPDLFAEICQKAVTHLQGQSPAVDTGDLCERLQKAGVKLDLEALQKIIHMVLFIFRTAGKNNLSSEELIVKLSERSSRWSKQALQLIHKLWNEQGKFVLANQNAKAMINIGQLVDLQWKLGMAVSSDTCRSLNYPYVSMTLKIADTTGQLLSKSFEMTVPQFQNFFRQFREMAAVLETV